The following proteins are co-located in the Flectobacillus major DSM 103 genome:
- a CDS encoding class I SAM-dependent methyltransferase — translation MLEYIEECPVCKNTTTTHFITCKDHTVSHEAFNIVACTACGFKFTNPRPNATEIGKYYQSEAYISHSNTSKGIVAKIYHQVRKITLLDKVKLINSLYHTKGKLLDVGCGTGMFLNTAKEDGWQVNGIEPSDDARKLAEEITHTSIASEVLTAFTNQKFNIITMWHVLEHVHLLNETIDWLFNKIENDGKVIIAVPNYQSYDASVYQESWAAYDVPRHLYHFSKDTIKQLFAAHGFELVKHLPMKFDSFYVSMLSSKYQTGKTNYIGAFLNGLKSNGVGEKNDNNYSSIIYIFEKKKS, via the coding sequence ATGCTGGAATATATAGAAGAATGTCCTGTTTGTAAAAATACAACAACAACCCATTTCATTACTTGTAAAGACCATACCGTTAGTCACGAAGCTTTTAATATTGTTGCGTGTACTGCCTGTGGTTTTAAATTTACCAATCCAAGACCCAATGCTACCGAAATAGGTAAGTACTATCAGTCCGAAGCCTATATTTCACATAGCAATACATCCAAAGGAATTGTCGCAAAAATTTATCACCAAGTTCGTAAAATTACGCTACTCGATAAAGTGAAGCTTATCAATAGCCTTTATCATACTAAAGGAAAACTTTTGGATGTGGGTTGTGGAACTGGCATGTTTTTGAATACGGCCAAAGAAGATGGCTGGCAAGTAAATGGTATCGAACCCAGCGACGATGCCCGTAAACTAGCCGAAGAAATCACTCATACCTCAATAGCCTCTGAAGTACTCACGGCTTTCACCAACCAAAAATTCAATATCATAACAATGTGGCACGTGCTAGAACACGTACATTTATTAAACGAAACTATCGACTGGCTTTTCAATAAAATAGAAAACGACGGAAAAGTTATTATTGCAGTACCCAACTACCAATCTTATGACGCTTCGGTTTATCAAGAAAGTTGGGCGGCATACGATGTACCTCGACATTTATACCATTTCTCAAAAGATACCATCAAGCAGCTATTTGCAGCACATGGCTTTGAGCTGGTCAAGCATCTTCCTATGAAATTTGACTCATTTTATGTAAGTATGCTTTCGAGTAAATACCAAACAGGAAAAACAAACTACATAGGAGCTTTTCTCAACGGACTCAAGTCGAATGGGGTAGGAGAGAAGAACGATAACAACTATTCGAGTATCATTTACATATTTGAGAAAAAGAAAAGTTAA
- a CDS encoding DUF4175 family protein, with translation MTNSPIASLLMRIEEYKRKFYLNRLVKGIIFSAAVILSAFLVFNTLEYFGHFGSTFRAFLFFGFIMAFGISMFFWVIKPLVFLYGAKKPLSNEQAAEQIGKYFPEVSDKLLNTLQLSKALNQEQNELLAASIQQKSQQLAIIKFADAIKIDHNKRYLKYLAIPTFLIVGVLLLYPAFFSKSTERIVNFKNEYQEEAPFSFMLDNKSLQAFKNEDFTIKLTLQGNTIPESVYILHKDRKLKMESIDSRHYSFTFSKVQSNIDFQFEAAGFKSGNYEVELVNKPSLAFFDINLNYPNYLSKPSESLQNIGNITVPEGTLIEWDFNVTDTDSILLVFEGDKKRYAAKRKLLGGGFDFSLKASKSSNYQVILKNQYTDAKEGISFNISVIPDKFPQLSLEQYKDSTLYNFMVLGGNIADDYGLSKLAVFYKVIRDGKPMTANYASFGLPVNKTQTIQSFYHQWALDSLKLNPSDRIEYFVQVWDNDGVNGPKSTRSQVLNYAVPSKKDINKEIENTVDKTEAQLDKTIEKAQKLRKELAALENRLKNKKELDFQDKKLVEELAKKKEELINEIKKLQEQNQNLTDKQQRFNEQKPEMQQKMEALQKMMNQLLDPEAQKMYEELKKMLEQNPEDNKLIEQMDRLRNKERNMEKELERMQNLFKKLQLDQKIDKAIKDLEKQAEKQENLAEKNQELDKKSDNSPEKKEQNDALKKEQDKLSKEFNDTKKDLKDAEELNKEIKNADPLDMNKEQQEDISQDQKDSEQKMDKGDNKAAAEKQKKAAKKMKSLAQKLQEMKQQSEMKENEENIEQLREILENLVKLSFDQENLMKDFRGISPSDPRFIKLSQEQIKLQDDAKVIEDSLYTLSKRVLQIETFVTREMGNMKTYMNEAVKLIKERKMSMTNAKQQFAMTSMNNLALLLSDVQKQMQQNQQMMMTGSGKGKSKSKGQQKGMGESQKNLNQQMQQTMQKGSQGKGGISEELAKMAREQAQIRKMLQQMMDNAKGTEQGKKLGDEVKDLIKKMEETETDLVNKRLNPELIKRQQELLTRLLESEKALKEQEEDQKRKSETAKNYERRVPPQFQQYVKDKQKQTELLKTVPPNLNPYYKQQVDSYFKKIQ, from the coding sequence ATGACAAATTCTCCTATTGCCTCTCTATTAATGCGAATTGAGGAATATAAACGTAAATTTTACCTCAATCGCCTCGTTAAAGGTATTATATTTTCAGCGGCAGTAATTCTGTCCGCTTTTTTGGTTTTTAATACCCTCGAATATTTTGGCCATTTTGGCTCTACCTTCCGAGCATTTTTGTTCTTTGGGTTTATTATGGCTTTTGGCATTTCAATGTTTTTTTGGGTTATAAAGCCTCTAGTTTTTCTTTATGGAGCAAAAAAACCATTGTCTAACGAACAAGCTGCCGAGCAAATAGGAAAGTATTTTCCAGAAGTATCCGATAAATTGCTCAATACCTTGCAGTTGTCGAAGGCACTCAATCAAGAGCAAAACGAACTTCTTGCTGCTTCTATCCAACAAAAATCGCAACAATTAGCCATCATCAAGTTTGCAGATGCTATCAAGATTGACCATAACAAACGATACCTCAAATATTTAGCAATTCCTACATTTTTGATAGTAGGTGTTTTGTTGCTGTATCCTGCTTTCTTTTCAAAAAGTACCGAACGTATTGTCAATTTCAAAAATGAGTATCAAGAAGAAGCACCTTTTAGCTTTATGCTCGACAACAAATCGCTTCAAGCTTTTAAGAATGAAGACTTTACGATTAAATTAACCCTTCAAGGAAATACCATTCCTGAAAGTGTATATATTCTGCACAAAGACCGTAAACTCAAAATGGAGTCTATCGACAGTCGACATTATTCTTTTACTTTTTCTAAGGTACAAAGCAATATCGATTTTCAATTTGAAGCAGCAGGCTTTAAATCAGGTAATTATGAAGTAGAACTTGTCAACAAACCTAGCCTTGCATTTTTCGACATCAACCTCAATTACCCTAATTATCTCAGCAAACCGTCTGAAAGTCTCCAGAATATCGGAAATATAACCGTTCCTGAGGGTACTCTGATTGAATGGGATTTTAACGTTACCGATACCGATTCTATTCTATTGGTATTTGAAGGAGACAAAAAACGTTATGCCGCTAAAAGAAAATTATTGGGTGGTGGTTTTGACTTTTCATTAAAAGCCAGCAAATCAAGTAATTATCAAGTTATTCTAAAAAACCAATATACTGATGCTAAAGAAGGCATTAGTTTCAATATCAGCGTTATTCCTGATAAATTCCCACAACTCAGCCTTGAACAGTACAAAGACTCGACCCTATATAATTTCATGGTATTGGGCGGGAATATTGCCGACGACTATGGCCTTAGTAAGCTTGCTGTATTTTATAAGGTAATTCGCGATGGTAAGCCTATGACGGCAAATTATGCTTCTTTTGGCTTGCCTGTCAATAAAACCCAAACGATTCAGAGTTTCTATCACCAATGGGCTTTAGATAGCCTTAAATTGAATCCTTCCGACCGTATCGAGTACTTTGTTCAGGTATGGGATAATGATGGCGTAAATGGGCCAAAATCAACCCGCTCACAGGTATTAAACTATGCTGTACCAAGCAAAAAGGATATTAATAAAGAAATCGAAAATACAGTCGATAAAACCGAAGCTCAATTAGACAAAACCATAGAAAAAGCACAAAAGCTAAGAAAGGAATTAGCAGCCCTGGAAAATAGACTAAAGAATAAAAAAGAACTTGATTTTCAAGATAAAAAATTAGTAGAAGAGCTTGCTAAAAAGAAAGAGGAGCTGATTAATGAAATCAAAAAGTTGCAAGAACAAAACCAAAACCTAACGGACAAACAACAACGCTTCAACGAACAAAAGCCTGAAATGCAACAAAAAATGGAAGCACTTCAGAAAATGATGAATCAGCTGCTCGACCCCGAAGCCCAGAAAATGTATGAGGAACTGAAAAAGATGCTGGAGCAAAACCCTGAAGATAATAAGCTAATAGAGCAGATGGATAGGCTTCGCAACAAAGAGCGTAATATGGAAAAGGAACTTGAACGTATGCAAAACCTTTTCAAAAAACTACAGCTCGACCAAAAAATCGATAAGGCTATCAAGGATTTAGAAAAACAGGCTGAAAAGCAAGAAAATCTTGCCGAGAAAAATCAGGAACTTGATAAAAAATCAGATAATAGCCCTGAAAAAAAAGAACAAAATGATGCCTTGAAAAAAGAGCAAGACAAACTTAGCAAGGAATTTAACGATACTAAAAAAGACCTCAAAGACGCAGAAGAGCTTAATAAAGAGATTAAAAACGCTGACCCGCTCGATATGAATAAGGAACAACAAGAGGATATTTCACAAGATCAAAAGGATTCTGAGCAAAAAATGGATAAAGGCGATAATAAGGCCGCTGCCGAAAAACAAAAGAAAGCTGCTAAAAAAATGAAAAGCCTTGCCCAAAAACTGCAGGAAATGAAGCAGCAAAGCGAAATGAAGGAGAATGAGGAAAATATAGAACAGCTTCGTGAAATACTCGAAAATTTGGTAAAACTTTCGTTCGACCAAGAAAACCTTATGAAGGATTTTAGAGGAATATCGCCTTCAGACCCTCGCTTTATTAAATTATCTCAAGAACAAATCAAGCTTCAAGACGATGCCAAAGTCATTGAAGATAGTTTATACACTTTGTCAAAACGTGTATTACAAATAGAAACTTTTGTTACTCGCGAAATGGGTAATATGAAAACCTATATGAACGAGGCCGTCAAGCTCATTAAAGAACGTAAAATGTCTATGACCAATGCTAAGCAACAATTTGCCATGACCTCAATGAATAACCTTGCTTTGTTGTTATCGGATGTTCAAAAGCAAATGCAACAAAATCAGCAAATGATGATGACTGGCTCGGGCAAAGGAAAAAGTAAAAGCAAAGGTCAGCAAAAGGGCATGGGTGAAAGTCAGAAGAATCTTAATCAACAAATGCAACAAACCATGCAGAAAGGAAGCCAAGGAAAGGGAGGTATATCGGAAGAATTGGCTAAAATGGCACGTGAACAGGCACAAATTAGGAAGATGCTCCAACAAATGATGGATAATGCCAAAGGTACAGAACAAGGTAAAAAACTAGGTGATGAGGTAAAAGACCTTATCAAGAAAATGGAAGAAACAGAAACAGACCTTGTAAATAAACGCTTGAACCCCGAACTAATCAAACGTCAGCAAGAACTATTGACTCGTTTGTTGGAATCGGAAAAAGCATTAAAAGAACAGGAAGAAGACCAAAAAAGAAAGTCTGAAACTGCCAAAAACTATGAACGCCGTGTGCCTCCTCAATTTCAGCAGTATGTAAAAGACAAGCAAAAACAAACTGAATTACTCAAAACGGTTCCTCCAAATCTGAACCCTTATTACAAACAACAAGTGGATTCCTATTTCAAGAAGATTCAATAA
- the mnmG gene encoding tRNA uridine-5-carboxymethylaminomethyl(34) synthesis enzyme MnmG — protein sequence MYNNYDVIVVGAGHAGCEAAHAAATMGSKVLLITMNMNTIAQMSCNPAMGGVAKGQIVREVDALGGMSGIISDKTMIQFRMLNRSKGPAMWSPRCQSDRMRFAEEWRLALEQNLNVDFWQEMVSGLLVENNQVIGIKTQLGIEFRAKSVVLTNGTFLNGLIHIGEKNFGGGRTAEGKATGITEQLVELGFEAGRMKTGTPPRVDGRSLDYSKMEEQKGDENPAKFSYLDTKPLNEQRSCWITYTNQEVHDVLKTGFDKSPMFAGRIKGLGPRYCPSVEDKINRFAEKERHQIFVEPEGWNTVEVYVNGFSTSLPEDVQYAALKKIPGFENVRMFRPGYAIEYDYFPPTQLKQTLETKLIKNLFFAGQINGTTGYEEAACQGLMAGINAHQRAQDKEDFVLSRSEAYIGVLIDDLINKGTEEPYRMFTSRAEYRTLLRQDNADIRLTEKGYTIGLASDERLQKVKNKKEKTAQLVNELKFKKVKPDDVNDQLEALGTARLKEGTTLLNLLRRPNVNLENIKSLSQDITTFLEQFDSEILEQAEINVKYESYIEKEQQMVDKLQKLEDLSIPQDFDYGKLSAISIEGRQKLSKIRPATIGQASRISGVSASDISVLMVFMGR from the coding sequence ATGTATAATAACTATGATGTAATAGTGGTAGGTGCAGGGCATGCAGGATGCGAAGCCGCTCATGCAGCCGCAACAATGGGTTCAAAAGTATTGTTGATTACAATGAATATGAACACCATTGCACAGATGTCATGTAATCCTGCAATGGGTGGTGTTGCCAAAGGACAAATCGTAAGAGAGGTAGATGCACTAGGTGGTATGTCGGGAATTATCTCTGACAAAACCATGATTCAGTTCAGAATGCTAAACCGCTCAAAAGGGCCAGCTATGTGGTCTCCTCGGTGCCAGTCGGACCGCATGAGGTTTGCTGAAGAATGGCGTTTGGCATTAGAACAAAACCTTAATGTTGATTTCTGGCAAGAAATGGTTTCGGGATTATTGGTGGAAAATAATCAGGTTATAGGAATAAAAACACAATTAGGGATAGAATTCCGAGCAAAATCGGTTGTTCTTACCAATGGTACATTTCTCAATGGCTTAATACATATTGGTGAAAAGAATTTTGGTGGCGGCCGCACAGCGGAAGGAAAAGCCACTGGTATTACCGAACAACTTGTAGAGTTGGGCTTTGAAGCTGGCAGAATGAAAACAGGTACTCCTCCACGAGTAGACGGCCGAAGCCTCGACTATTCAAAAATGGAAGAACAAAAAGGCGACGAAAATCCTGCTAAATTCTCCTATTTAGATACAAAACCCTTAAATGAGCAAAGAAGCTGTTGGATTACCTATACCAACCAAGAAGTGCATGATGTGTTAAAAACAGGTTTCGACAAATCACCAATGTTTGCAGGACGAATAAAAGGCCTTGGCCCAAGATACTGCCCATCGGTAGAAGATAAAATTAATCGATTTGCAGAAAAAGAAAGACATCAGATTTTTGTAGAACCTGAAGGATGGAATACAGTAGAAGTATATGTTAATGGATTCTCTACGTCTTTGCCTGAAGATGTACAGTATGCTGCTTTGAAAAAAATTCCAGGTTTTGAAAACGTAAGAATGTTTAGACCGGGCTATGCAATTGAATACGATTATTTCCCTCCAACCCAGTTAAAACAAACTTTAGAGACAAAATTAATCAAGAATCTTTTCTTTGCAGGCCAAATCAACGGAACTACAGGTTATGAGGAAGCTGCTTGTCAGGGATTAATGGCTGGAATAAATGCACATCAAAGAGCTCAAGACAAAGAAGATTTTGTTTTGTCTCGTTCTGAAGCTTACATTGGCGTACTTATCGACGACCTTATCAACAAAGGTACAGAAGAGCCATACCGTATGTTTACTTCAAGAGCCGAGTACAGAACGCTCCTTCGCCAAGACAATGCCGATATTCGTCTAACAGAAAAAGGATATACTATAGGATTAGCTTCGGACGAAAGATTACAAAAGGTAAAAAACAAAAAAGAAAAAACAGCTCAACTTGTCAATGAGCTAAAATTCAAAAAAGTAAAACCCGACGATGTCAACGACCAACTAGAAGCTCTAGGAACAGCTCGATTGAAAGAAGGTACTACTTTATTGAATTTATTAAGAAGACCCAATGTCAATCTTGAAAATATCAAAAGTCTAAGCCAAGATATTACTACCTTCTTAGAACAATTTGATAGTGAAATATTGGAACAGGCCGAAATCAATGTTAAATACGAAAGCTATATAGAAAAGGAACAACAGATGGTCGATAAACTTCAAAAATTAGAAGACCTATCTATTCCTCAAGATTTTGATTATGGAAAACTTTCTGCAATTTCAATTGAAGGACGACAAAAACTAAGCAAAATCAGACCCGCTACTATCGGACAAGCTTCTCGTATCAGTGGTGTATCGGCATCAGACATATCAGTTTTAATGGTATTCATGGGACGATAA
- a CDS encoding OmpA family protein produces the protein MKIFNHFTLITLFQLCPLMLTIAQKDNLRRDDKYYDTGLPNNCDKVLYAVSQRGAIINLGTHDNLVDHLVIEALLPFRCNAIAKSLNNKIFAVQADKSTEQIVYEYNSIAKNGKFTKWVLPAHDDGGWISAGTDTKGKLYFGTTTMRTMVRIDLRKKEVDVIWGSKDKIKGGERMTCYDGCNFYINERDEIMIKENKKNSSYRISQYPSLVLTEQKKWNNQFNNIVCNDWYEYRNTKDEAVSIFATRDGIVQINDNRLKHIQLDTLKYGILTDIAGCESYERRSPYIVINEKKEKLILEAIAKKENIRLDRILFKQGESKILTGSYDELDELVAILQKNKQIKIVLEGHTDISGNPEDNVLLSLERVNACKDYLILQGIDKSRLQVMGYGGSRPIKKFGTEEERAINRRVEIKVIE, from the coding sequence ATGAAAATATTTAACCACTTTACACTAATTACTCTTTTTCAATTATGCCCATTAATGCTAACCATTGCCCAAAAAGATAACCTAAGAAGAGACGATAAGTACTACGACACTGGATTGCCCAATAATTGTGACAAAGTACTGTATGCTGTATCGCAAAGAGGGGCTATCATTAATTTGGGGACACACGACAATTTGGTAGATCATTTAGTCATAGAGGCTCTCCTACCCTTTCGCTGCAACGCTATTGCCAAAAGTCTAAATAATAAAATCTTTGCTGTTCAAGCCGATAAAAGTACAGAACAGATAGTTTATGAATATAATTCGATAGCAAAGAATGGAAAATTTACCAAATGGGTATTGCCAGCCCATGATGATGGTGGCTGGATTTCGGCAGGGACTGACACTAAAGGAAAGCTGTATTTTGGCACAACAACTATGCGAACAATGGTAAGAATCGATTTGCGGAAAAAAGAAGTTGATGTGATTTGGGGGTCGAAAGATAAAATTAAGGGCGGTGAAAGAATGACTTGTTATGATGGATGTAACTTTTATATCAATGAAAGAGATGAAATTATGATAAAGGAAAACAAAAAAAATAGTAGCTATAGAATATCGCAGTATCCTAGCTTGGTATTGACTGAACAAAAAAAATGGAATAATCAATTTAATAACATAGTATGCAATGATTGGTACGAATACCGAAATACCAAAGATGAAGCTGTCTCGATATTTGCGACAAGAGACGGAATTGTGCAAATAAATGATAATCGATTAAAGCATATTCAACTTGATACGCTCAAATATGGAATATTAACGGATATAGCAGGTTGTGAAAGTTATGAGAGGCGTTCTCCATATATAGTGATTAATGAGAAAAAAGAGAAACTTATTTTAGAAGCTATTGCCAAAAAAGAAAATATTCGACTAGATAGAATTCTGTTTAAACAAGGCGAATCCAAAATTCTGACGGGTTCTTATGATGAGCTAGATGAATTGGTTGCTATTTTACAGAAAAATAAACAGATAAAAATTGTTTTAGAAGGACATACCGATATTTCGGGAAATCCAGAGGATAATGTTTTATTATCTTTAGAACGAGTCAATGCCTGTAAAGATTACCTAATATTGCAGGGAATCGATAAATCTAGGCTACAAGTAATGGGCTATGGAGGAAGTCGACCTATCAAAAAATTTGGAACAGAAGAAGAAAGAGCTATCAATAGAAGAGTTGAAATTAAGGTAATAGAATAA
- the ybeY gene encoding rRNA maturation RNase YbeY, which yields MITFFNEDVDFTLQQKLKTKSWLKKVAESEGFKMGNLNYIFCSDNYLHQINVEYLDHDTLTDIITFDNSEDETVIEGDIFISVERVEDNAKELGTGFANEILRVLVHGVLHLCGYDDHSDEDELGMREKENFYLQQFS from the coding sequence ATGATTACATTTTTTAATGAAGACGTAGATTTTACGCTTCAACAAAAGCTGAAGACAAAATCGTGGTTAAAAAAAGTTGCTGAAAGTGAAGGCTTTAAGATGGGTAATCTCAACTATATCTTTTGCTCAGACAACTATCTTCACCAGATTAATGTTGAGTATTTAGATCACGATACTCTTACTGATATTATTACTTTCGATAACTCAGAGGACGAAACGGTTATTGAAGGTGATATATTTATTAGTGTAGAAAGAGTCGAAGATAACGCCAAAGAGCTTGGTACTGGCTTTGCCAATGAGATACTCAGGGTATTGGTACATGGTGTACTTCACCTTTGTGGATACGACGACCACTCGGACGAAGATGAGCTAGGAATGCGTGAGAAAGAAAATTTTTATTTACAACAATTTAGCTAA
- a CDS encoding carboxymuconolactone decarboxylase family protein: MSLVKDFNDYRGKMNEKILSSDNKVIKRIFNLDTNTYAEGALSEKTKEMMGLSCSMVLRCDDCVKYHLGKCYELGVTDAEMQEIFSVATLIGGTIVIPHLRRAVEYWEALHQEQ; the protein is encoded by the coding sequence ATGAGTTTAGTTAAAGATTTTAATGACTATAGAGGAAAAATGAATGAAAAAATTCTTTCCTCTGATAACAAAGTAATCAAAAGAATTTTCAATCTCGATACCAATACTTATGCCGAGGGTGCTTTGTCTGAAAAAACCAAAGAAATGATGGGACTTTCGTGTTCTATGGTTTTGCGTTGCGACGACTGCGTGAAGTATCATCTTGGCAAATGCTACGAATTGGGTGTAACAGATGCCGAAATGCAAGAAATCTTTTCGGTAGCAACCTTGATTGGTGGTACTATCGTTATTCCTCATTTAAGAAGAGCTGTAGAATATTGGGAGGCTCTTCATCAAGAACAATAA
- a CDS encoding ComF family protein: MFKAFLNLILPITCCGCSEPLSFGETHLCTHCRFELPKTNSHIEFYPKLVHKFAGRVNLKYSWAYLKYTKGGIVQHIMHSIKYGGNQALGAMLGAWYGADLKASGLGNEFDLIIPVPLHRKRLLERGYNQSACIAEGIGQGLCIEVNEKALIRKQATVSQIHKKRIERFENVQDVFEVVQPHEIKGKRVVIVDDTLTTGATLEACVLALLEAKPLDISVIVLAHAEL, from the coding sequence ATGTTCAAAGCCTTTCTTAATTTGATTTTGCCCATAACCTGTTGTGGCTGTTCTGAGCCATTATCTTTTGGAGAAACACATTTGTGTACCCATTGCCGTTTTGAGCTTCCCAAAACCAATTCTCATATAGAATTTTACCCCAAACTGGTACATAAGTTTGCTGGTCGGGTAAATCTAAAATATTCATGGGCTTATTTGAAATACACCAAAGGCGGTATAGTGCAGCATATTATGCACAGTATTAAGTATGGAGGTAATCAGGCATTGGGTGCCATGCTAGGTGCTTGGTATGGAGCAGACCTTAAAGCCAGTGGTTTGGGCAACGAATTTGACCTTATTATTCCTGTGCCTTTGCATCGCAAGCGATTATTGGAACGAGGCTATAATCAATCGGCTTGTATTGCTGAAGGTATTGGGCAGGGATTGTGTATTGAAGTAAACGAAAAAGCGTTAATTAGAAAGCAAGCTACGGTATCTCAAATCCATAAAAAAAGGATAGAGAGATTTGAAAATGTACAAGATGTATTTGAAGTAGTACAACCCCATGAAATCAAGGGAAAACGAGTGGTTATTGTTGATGATACCCTTACTACAGGAGCCACCTTAGAGGCCTGCGTATTGGCCTTACTTGAGGCCAAGCCCCTAGATATATCTGTTATCGTACTGGCACATGCCGAACTATAA
- the gldJ gene encoding gliding motility lipoprotein GldJ, which produces MKLSLKSAAVLLMGIALVSSCKSKKPDSVKLGKNSTATGISYNKKGGFQVDKKFKGQPTGPNLVFIEGGRFTMGALEEDVINTRDNLERTVSVQSFYMDETEIANVHYLEYLNAVQKDSSQEFYESALPDTLVWKDELAFNDSYIEQYLRYPGFRMYPVVGVSWTQATDYCSWRTAAVNNDLALKNAKSSKKTSTKGRKGKAAAETKAAPAFTAGQRLPIESGIVLPAYRLPTEAEWEYAAKAMIGTQYEDENQTNQRIYPWDGPSMRSSRGKQKGQMLANFKRGRGDYAGIAGKSNDKAIITTEVYFYPPNDFGLYQMAGNVNEWVYDLYRPLSYEDMNDLNPIRRNDFLDNAKNYDRKNNNSMIDNKSRVYKGGSWADVAYWLAPGTRRYLDQDSSTATIGFRCAMIRAGTNK; this is translated from the coding sequence ATGAAATTGTCTCTCAAATCAGCAGCAGTATTACTAATGGGTATTGCCTTAGTAAGTAGCTGCAAAAGCAAAAAACCTGATAGTGTTAAGCTAGGGAAAAACAGTACAGCTACTGGGATTTCTTACAACAAAAAAGGTGGTTTCCAAGTAGATAAAAAATTTAAAGGCCAGCCAACAGGCCCCAACCTCGTGTTTATTGAGGGGGGGCGTTTTACAATGGGGGCTTTGGAAGAGGATGTTATCAACACCCGCGACAACCTCGAAAGAACGGTTTCTGTACAATCATTCTATATGGATGAAACAGAAATTGCCAATGTTCACTACCTCGAATACTTGAATGCTGTTCAAAAAGATTCTTCTCAAGAATTTTATGAATCGGCTCTCCCCGACACTTTGGTTTGGAAAGACGAGCTAGCATTCAACGACTCTTATATCGAACAATACCTTCGTTACCCTGGTTTCCGGATGTACCCTGTGGTGGGTGTGTCTTGGACTCAAGCTACCGACTATTGTTCTTGGAGAACAGCCGCTGTAAACAACGATCTTGCTCTTAAAAATGCAAAAAGTAGTAAAAAAACATCTACAAAAGGTCGTAAAGGTAAAGCTGCAGCCGAAACAAAAGCCGCACCAGCTTTTACAGCAGGTCAACGTTTACCTATCGAATCGGGTATTGTTTTGCCAGCTTATCGCCTTCCTACCGAAGCAGAATGGGAATATGCTGCCAAAGCTATGATTGGGACTCAATACGAAGATGAAAACCAAACCAATCAGCGTATTTATCCTTGGGACGGCCCTTCTATGCGTTCGTCAAGAGGTAAACAAAAAGGCCAGATGCTTGCCAACTTCAAACGTGGCCGTGGTGACTATGCTGGTATTGCTGGAAAATCTAATGATAAAGCTATTATTACGACAGAAGTATATTTCTATCCACCCAATGACTTTGGGCTTTACCAAATGGCAGGAAACGTAAATGAATGGGTATATGACTTGTATCGTCCATTATCTTATGAAGACATGAACGACTTAAACCCTATTCGTAGAAATGATTTCTTGGATAATGCTAAAAACTACGATAGAAAGAATAACAACTCGATGATTGACAACAAATCACGTGTTTATAAAGGTGGTTCATGGGCTGATGTAGCTTATTGGCTGGCTCCTGGAACACGTCGTTATTTAGACCAAGATTCGTCAACAGCAACAATCGGTTTCCGTTGTGCTATGATTAGGGCTGGTACTAACAAATAA
- a CDS encoding exodeoxyribonuclease III produces MKIITYNVNGIRSAITKGFVDWLKAANPDMICLQEVKADENQIEKQLFEDLGYHIYWYSAEKKGYSGVAILTKIKPKHVEYGCGIEIYDREGRVLRTDFEDFSLMSVYMPSGSSGQERQDFKFQWLADFQQYIDQLKVNFPNLIISGDYNICHQAIDIHNPKSNANSSGFLPEERAWMSGFLESGFIDTFRHFNPEPHHYTWWSFRAGARQKNLGWRIDYHCASKALEGRLKRALILPEAKHSDHCPALVEID; encoded by the coding sequence ATGAAAATAATAACTTATAATGTAAATGGCATTCGCTCGGCTATTACCAAAGGGTTTGTTGATTGGTTAAAAGCAGCTAATCCAGATATGATTTGCTTGCAAGAGGTAAAAGCTGATGAAAATCAAATAGAAAAACAATTGTTTGAAGACCTCGGCTACCATATTTATTGGTACTCGGCAGAGAAAAAAGGGTATTCGGGTGTAGCAATTCTCACTAAAATAAAGCCTAAACATGTTGAATATGGCTGTGGAATTGAAATTTATGACCGTGAAGGGCGTGTATTACGTACTGATTTTGAAGATTTTTCGTTGATGTCTGTGTATATGCCTTCGGGGTCGAGTGGCCAAGAGCGTCAGGATTTCAAGTTTCAATGGCTCGCTGATTTTCAGCAATATATTGACCAGCTCAAAGTTAATTTTCCCAATTTGATTATTTCGGGCGACTACAATATTTGTCATCAAGCCATCGATATTCATAACCCGAAATCCAATGCCAATAGCTCAGGATTCCTTCCCGAAGAACGAGCATGGATGAGTGGCTTTTTGGAAAGTGGTTTTATTGATACTTTTCGCCATTTTAATCCAGAACCTCATCATTATACCTGGTGGAGCTTTAGGGCAGGGGCAAGGCAAAAAAACTTGGGTTGGCGTATCGACTACCATTGTGCTAGTAAAGCACTTGAGGGTCGTTTGAAAAGAGCCTTAATTTTGCCCGAAGCAAAACACTCTGACCATTGTCCAGCTCTTGTCGAAATAGATTAA